In Sphaeramia orbicularis chromosome 3, fSphaOr1.1, whole genome shotgun sequence, a genomic segment contains:
- the marchf7 gene encoding E3 ubiquitin-protein ligase MARCHF7 isoform X3, whose translation MDSRSHRLPFCLSSTRSPYTSNSSSSSSSLGSNRLYSRDTVLNNDRFPRASSVFKTELDQQSSRLRDYSSSDSRSTSWKLPSSLTSSTRSYDRPWAESSLTSRSKETDYEGRLGRSGLLNISDDGDSKRAKLSYNNRGVYSRTAGNSFTGPTYSSNGLSSGRGAGEKHTDTFDSSWSSCRLLSRPSSSSSSSSSTPKPLFSRRDLETKTESSFPSLAERRIRTPGLTSSMYQTDRVTSTYAQGARPKETTYCPSPSTSLSARESSLNRHLSSSISQRPSVARDFSTRATNRFLSTSSSLHSPQDQTSHPEATSNTCTSSSSQNSWYNTPVSRPEASLPPRPAPEGGEPEGRSSTRRLLSRLFSRRSSQDSSSGSSSVRSVDDDSPSTESLDSDDGARVSNGEPDTARSEATLGSRRQRRPDLTPIQENHGDGYHSGLARSGMASWREPAANSNNTNSGGGSGSSWLSSSLRSRCPPLLSRLRRHARDESSSSAAAPDYNYSRPQYLLRRRDDVERKTPQEDEDDDDDEDDDEEEEGAVGVDVFGTDHSHRLEDETLPELENSSFSPRRRIGLFESLTASMGPLGAVESQKEKPISSRDQEKLRKIKERLLLEESDEDEGDLCRICQMGEESSSNPLIQPCRCTGSLQYVHQDCIKRWLRSKIDSGTNLEGITTCELCKEKLHLNIDNFDIQELYRTHVQSEYDDFISSGLYLVVLLHFCEQRFSDVLGAVDAAGLFNLVRILHEHMDNLESMLLSSSLLSLRCLNRQTSLSFKLHFFTNTSLFLLIPVNFICFLCLFCI comes from the exons ATGGACTCCCGGTCTCACAGGCTCCCGTTTTGTTTGTCCAGCACAAGATCACCCTATACATCTAATTCATCTAGTTCCTCTTCATCGCTGGGCTCTAATAGGTTGTATAGCAGGGATACTGTACTGAATAATGACCGCTTTCCGAGGGCATCATCAGTTTTCAAAACAGAACTAGACCAACAG AGTTCTCGTCTCAGAGACTACAGCAGCTCTGACAGTCGCTCCACCAGCTGGAAGCTGCCATCCTCTTTGACGTCCTCCACCAGATCTTATGATCGTCCGTGGGCAGAATCCTCCCTCACCAGCAGAAGCAAAGAG ACTGACTATGAGGGGAGGTTGGGAAGGTCAGGTCTGTTGAACATCAGTGATGATGGCGATTCTAAAAGGGCCAAACTATCATACAACAACAGAGGAGTGTATTCAAGAACAGCTGGCAACTCATTCACAGGACCCACATACTCCAGTAATGGGCTCAGCAGTGGCAGAG GTGCAGGTGAAAAACACACCGACACATTTGACTCATCATGGAGCTCATGTCGTTTACTTTCAAGgccatcatcgtcttcatcttcatcatcctctacCCCCAAGCCATTGTTTTCCAGGAGAGatttggaaacaaagactgagTCCAGTTTCCCAAGCTTGGCAGAAAGAAGGATTAGAACTCCTGGGTTGACTTCCTCGATGT ATCAGACAGACAGAGTGACCTCCACTTATGCACAAGGAGCCCGGCCTAAAGAGACCACCTACTGTCCTTCCCCCTCCACCTCCCTCTCTGCTAGAGAAAGCTCCCTAAATCGCCACCTTTCATCTTCCATCTCCCAGCGGCCTTCTGTGGCCCGTGACTTCAGCACCAGAGCCACAAATCGTTTCTTAAGCACCTCATCCAGCCTTCATTCACCCCAGGATCAAACATCACACCCTGAAGCCACTTCAAACACCTGCACCTCCTCCTCGTCTCAAAACTCCTGGTACAACACCCCCGTGAGCAGACCCGAGGCATCGCTCCCTCCAAGACCAGCCCCTGAAGGTGGAGAACCAGAAGGCCGCAGCTCCACCCGACGCCTCTTATCCCGTCTCTTTTCACGGCGGTCAAGCCAAGACTCCTCCAGCGGATCCTCTAGTGTGCGCTCTGTCGACGACGACAGTCCATCGACAGAGTCTCTAGATAGTGACGACGGAGCCAGGGTGTCTAACGGGGAGCCCGACACTGCTCGATCAGAGGCAACATTAGGGAGCCGAAGGCAACGCAGACCTGACCTCACCCCAATCCAAGAAAACCATGGTGATGGTTATCACAGTGGTCTGGCCCGGTCTGGAATGGCGTCATGGAGAGAGCCCGCTGCGAACAGTAATAACACAAACAGTGGAGGAGGAAGTGGCTCGTCCTGGCTTTCTTCATCTCTACGCAGCCGCTGCCCTCCACTCCTCTCTCGCCTTCGAAGACATGCTAGGGATGAGAGTTCAAGCTCTGCAGCAGCTCCGGATTATAACTACAGTCGTCCACAGtatttgctgagaaggagggatGACGTAGAACGCAAAACGCCACAAGAAGATgaagacgacgacgatgatgaagacgacgatgaagaggaagaaggtgCAGTTGGTGTAGATGTTTTTGGCACAGATCATTCACACAGACTCGAGGATGAAACGTTACCTGAGCTAGAAAACTCCTCATTTTCACCACGACGAAGAATAGGACTCTTTGAAAGCCTTACGGCATCTATGGGTCCACTGGGAGCTGTGGAGAGCCAAAAGGAAAAGCCCATTTCCAGTAGGGATCAAGAGAAGCTACGCAAGATCAAGGAGAG ACTGCTGCTGGAGGAATCTGATGAGGATGAAGGTGACTTATGTCGAATCTGCCAGATGGGGGAGGAATCGTCATCCAACCCCCTGATTCAGCCGTGCCGCTGTACCGGCAGTCTGCAGTATGTGCACCAGGACTGCATCAAGAGGTGGCTGCGCTCCAAAATTGACTCGG GCACAAACCTTGAGGGCATCACAACATGTGAGCTCTGCAAAGAAAAGCTGCACTTGAACATAGACAACTTTGACATTCAGGAGTTGTACAGGACACACGTACAA tcagaatatgacgacttcatCAGCAGCGGCCTCTACCTGGTGGTGCTGTTGCATTTCTGTGAGCAGAGATTCTCTGATGTGCTGGGGGCAGTCGATGCAGCCGGG TTATTCAACCTGGTGAGAATTCTTCATGAACACATGGACAATCTTGAAAGTATGTTGCTCAGTTCTTCTCTCCTGTCATTAAGATGTCTCAATCGCCAAACAAGCCTTTCATTCAAACTGCATTTTTTCACAAATACCAGCCTTTTCTTGCTCATCCCAGTAAACTTCATTTGCTTTCTGTGTCtcttttgtatttaa
- the marchf7 gene encoding E3 ubiquitin-protein ligase MARCHF7 isoform X1, whose amino-acid sequence MDSRSHRLPFCLSSTRSPYTSNSSSSSSSLGSNRLYSRDTVLNNDRFPRASSVFKTELDQQSSRLRDYSSSDSRSTSWKLPSSLTSSTRSYDRPWAESSLTSRSKETDYEGRLGRSGLLNISDDGDSKRAKLSYNNRGVYSRTAGNSFTGPTYSSNGLSSGRGAGEKHTDTFDSSWSSCRLLSRPSSSSSSSSSTPKPLFSRRDLETKTESSFPSLAERRIRTPGLTSSMYQTDRVTSTYAQGARPKETTYCPSPSTSLSARESSLNRHLSSSISQRPSVARDFSTRATNRFLSTSSSLHSPQDQTSHPEATSNTCTSSSSQNSWYNTPVSRPEASLPPRPAPEGGEPEGRSSTRRLLSRLFSRRSSQDSSSGSSSVRSVDDDSPSTESLDSDDGARVSNGEPDTARSEATLGSRRQRRPDLTPIQENHGDGYHSGLARSGMASWREPAANSNNTNSGGGSGSSWLSSSLRSRCPPLLSRLRRHARDESSSSAAAPDYNYSRPQYLLRRRDDVERKTPQEDEDDDDDEDDDEEEEGAVGVDVFGTDHSHRLEDETLPELENSSFSPRRRIGLFESLTASMGPLGAVESQKEKPISSRDQEKLRKIKERLLLEESDEDEGDLCRICQMGEESSSNPLIQPCRCTGSLQYVHQDCIKRWLRSKIDSGTNLEGITTCELCKEKLHLNIDNFDIQELYRTHVQSEYDDFISSGLYLVVLLHFCEQRFSDVLGAVDAAGFPTGKAMRRHMTADRRSSFLTWTTIWKTTDHMTWKNEEKKKKKNGSVEIKAQGYATPRHMVAHPVFTHASTSSCSSEMQRRRENAKCTEHVFAFVAGGFLCKPEMI is encoded by the exons ATGGACTCCCGGTCTCACAGGCTCCCGTTTTGTTTGTCCAGCACAAGATCACCCTATACATCTAATTCATCTAGTTCCTCTTCATCGCTGGGCTCTAATAGGTTGTATAGCAGGGATACTGTACTGAATAATGACCGCTTTCCGAGGGCATCATCAGTTTTCAAAACAGAACTAGACCAACAG AGTTCTCGTCTCAGAGACTACAGCAGCTCTGACAGTCGCTCCACCAGCTGGAAGCTGCCATCCTCTTTGACGTCCTCCACCAGATCTTATGATCGTCCGTGGGCAGAATCCTCCCTCACCAGCAGAAGCAAAGAG ACTGACTATGAGGGGAGGTTGGGAAGGTCAGGTCTGTTGAACATCAGTGATGATGGCGATTCTAAAAGGGCCAAACTATCATACAACAACAGAGGAGTGTATTCAAGAACAGCTGGCAACTCATTCACAGGACCCACATACTCCAGTAATGGGCTCAGCAGTGGCAGAG GTGCAGGTGAAAAACACACCGACACATTTGACTCATCATGGAGCTCATGTCGTTTACTTTCAAGgccatcatcgtcttcatcttcatcatcctctacCCCCAAGCCATTGTTTTCCAGGAGAGatttggaaacaaagactgagTCCAGTTTCCCAAGCTTGGCAGAAAGAAGGATTAGAACTCCTGGGTTGACTTCCTCGATGT ATCAGACAGACAGAGTGACCTCCACTTATGCACAAGGAGCCCGGCCTAAAGAGACCACCTACTGTCCTTCCCCCTCCACCTCCCTCTCTGCTAGAGAAAGCTCCCTAAATCGCCACCTTTCATCTTCCATCTCCCAGCGGCCTTCTGTGGCCCGTGACTTCAGCACCAGAGCCACAAATCGTTTCTTAAGCACCTCATCCAGCCTTCATTCACCCCAGGATCAAACATCACACCCTGAAGCCACTTCAAACACCTGCACCTCCTCCTCGTCTCAAAACTCCTGGTACAACACCCCCGTGAGCAGACCCGAGGCATCGCTCCCTCCAAGACCAGCCCCTGAAGGTGGAGAACCAGAAGGCCGCAGCTCCACCCGACGCCTCTTATCCCGTCTCTTTTCACGGCGGTCAAGCCAAGACTCCTCCAGCGGATCCTCTAGTGTGCGCTCTGTCGACGACGACAGTCCATCGACAGAGTCTCTAGATAGTGACGACGGAGCCAGGGTGTCTAACGGGGAGCCCGACACTGCTCGATCAGAGGCAACATTAGGGAGCCGAAGGCAACGCAGACCTGACCTCACCCCAATCCAAGAAAACCATGGTGATGGTTATCACAGTGGTCTGGCCCGGTCTGGAATGGCGTCATGGAGAGAGCCCGCTGCGAACAGTAATAACACAAACAGTGGAGGAGGAAGTGGCTCGTCCTGGCTTTCTTCATCTCTACGCAGCCGCTGCCCTCCACTCCTCTCTCGCCTTCGAAGACATGCTAGGGATGAGAGTTCAAGCTCTGCAGCAGCTCCGGATTATAACTACAGTCGTCCACAGtatttgctgagaaggagggatGACGTAGAACGCAAAACGCCACAAGAAGATgaagacgacgacgatgatgaagacgacgatgaagaggaagaaggtgCAGTTGGTGTAGATGTTTTTGGCACAGATCATTCACACAGACTCGAGGATGAAACGTTACCTGAGCTAGAAAACTCCTCATTTTCACCACGACGAAGAATAGGACTCTTTGAAAGCCTTACGGCATCTATGGGTCCACTGGGAGCTGTGGAGAGCCAAAAGGAAAAGCCCATTTCCAGTAGGGATCAAGAGAAGCTACGCAAGATCAAGGAGAG ACTGCTGCTGGAGGAATCTGATGAGGATGAAGGTGACTTATGTCGAATCTGCCAGATGGGGGAGGAATCGTCATCCAACCCCCTGATTCAGCCGTGCCGCTGTACCGGCAGTCTGCAGTATGTGCACCAGGACTGCATCAAGAGGTGGCTGCGCTCCAAAATTGACTCGG GCACAAACCTTGAGGGCATCACAACATGTGAGCTCTGCAAAGAAAAGCTGCACTTGAACATAGACAACTTTGACATTCAGGAGTTGTACAGGACACACGTACAA tcagaatatgacgacttcatCAGCAGCGGCCTCTACCTGGTGGTGCTGTTGCATTTCTGTGAGCAGAGATTCTCTGATGTGCTGGGGGCAGTCGATGCAGCCGGG TTCCCCACGGGGAAAGCGATGAGGAGGCACATGACAGCAGACCGTCGATCGAGTTTTCTGACCTGGACGACGATCTGGAAGACTACTGATCACATGACGTGgaagaatgaggaaaaaaaaaaaaaaaaaaatgggtcagTGGAGATAAAGGCGCAGGGCTACGCTACGCCACGCCATATGGTAGCTCACCCAGTTTTCACACATGCTTCGACATCATCATGTTCATCTGAAATGCAACGGCGGAGGGAAAACGCCAAGTGCACAGAACATGTCTTTGCCTTTGTTGCAGGCGGCTTTTTATGCAAACCTGAAATGATCTAG
- the marchf7 gene encoding E3 ubiquitin-protein ligase MARCHF7 isoform X4 — MDSRSHRLPFCLSSTRSPYTSNSSSSSSSLGSNRLYSRDTVLNNDRFPRASSVFKTELDQQSSRLRDYSSSDSRSTSWKLPSSLTSSTRSYDRPWAESSLTSRSKETDYEGRLGRSGLLNISDDGDSKRAKLSYNNRGVYSRTAGNSFTGPTYSSNGLSSGRGAGEKHTDTFDSSWSSCRLLSRPSSSSSSSSSTPKPLFSRRDLETKTESSFPSLAERRIRTPGLTSSMYQTDRVTSTYAQGARPKETTYCPSPSTSLSARESSLNRHLSSSISQRPSVARDFSTRATNRFLSTSSSLHSPQDQTSHPEATSNTCTSSSSQNSWYNTPVSRPEASLPPRPAPEGGEPEGRSSTRRLLSRLFSRRSSQDSSSGSSSVRSVDDDSPSTESLDSDDGARVSNGEPDTARSEATLGSRRQRRPDLTPIQENHGDGYHSGLARSGMASWREPAANSNNTNSGGGSGSSWLSSSLRSRCPPLLSRLRRHARDESSSSAAAPDYNYSRPQYLLRRRDDVERKTPQEDEDDDDDEDDDEEEEGAVGVDVFGTDHSHRLEDETLPELENSSFSPRRRIGLFESLTASMGPLGAVESQKEKPISSRDQEKLRKIKERLLLEESDEDEGDLCRICQMGEESSSNPLIQPCRCTGSLQYVHQDCIKRWLRSKIDSGTNLEGITTCELCKEKLHLNIDNFDIQELYRTHVQSEYDDFISSGLYLVVLLHFCEQRFSDVLGAVDAAGLFNLVRILHEHMDNLEIPHGESDEEAHDSRPSIEFSDLDDDLEDY, encoded by the exons ATGGACTCCCGGTCTCACAGGCTCCCGTTTTGTTTGTCCAGCACAAGATCACCCTATACATCTAATTCATCTAGTTCCTCTTCATCGCTGGGCTCTAATAGGTTGTATAGCAGGGATACTGTACTGAATAATGACCGCTTTCCGAGGGCATCATCAGTTTTCAAAACAGAACTAGACCAACAG AGTTCTCGTCTCAGAGACTACAGCAGCTCTGACAGTCGCTCCACCAGCTGGAAGCTGCCATCCTCTTTGACGTCCTCCACCAGATCTTATGATCGTCCGTGGGCAGAATCCTCCCTCACCAGCAGAAGCAAAGAG ACTGACTATGAGGGGAGGTTGGGAAGGTCAGGTCTGTTGAACATCAGTGATGATGGCGATTCTAAAAGGGCCAAACTATCATACAACAACAGAGGAGTGTATTCAAGAACAGCTGGCAACTCATTCACAGGACCCACATACTCCAGTAATGGGCTCAGCAGTGGCAGAG GTGCAGGTGAAAAACACACCGACACATTTGACTCATCATGGAGCTCATGTCGTTTACTTTCAAGgccatcatcgtcttcatcttcatcatcctctacCCCCAAGCCATTGTTTTCCAGGAGAGatttggaaacaaagactgagTCCAGTTTCCCAAGCTTGGCAGAAAGAAGGATTAGAACTCCTGGGTTGACTTCCTCGATGT ATCAGACAGACAGAGTGACCTCCACTTATGCACAAGGAGCCCGGCCTAAAGAGACCACCTACTGTCCTTCCCCCTCCACCTCCCTCTCTGCTAGAGAAAGCTCCCTAAATCGCCACCTTTCATCTTCCATCTCCCAGCGGCCTTCTGTGGCCCGTGACTTCAGCACCAGAGCCACAAATCGTTTCTTAAGCACCTCATCCAGCCTTCATTCACCCCAGGATCAAACATCACACCCTGAAGCCACTTCAAACACCTGCACCTCCTCCTCGTCTCAAAACTCCTGGTACAACACCCCCGTGAGCAGACCCGAGGCATCGCTCCCTCCAAGACCAGCCCCTGAAGGTGGAGAACCAGAAGGCCGCAGCTCCACCCGACGCCTCTTATCCCGTCTCTTTTCACGGCGGTCAAGCCAAGACTCCTCCAGCGGATCCTCTAGTGTGCGCTCTGTCGACGACGACAGTCCATCGACAGAGTCTCTAGATAGTGACGACGGAGCCAGGGTGTCTAACGGGGAGCCCGACACTGCTCGATCAGAGGCAACATTAGGGAGCCGAAGGCAACGCAGACCTGACCTCACCCCAATCCAAGAAAACCATGGTGATGGTTATCACAGTGGTCTGGCCCGGTCTGGAATGGCGTCATGGAGAGAGCCCGCTGCGAACAGTAATAACACAAACAGTGGAGGAGGAAGTGGCTCGTCCTGGCTTTCTTCATCTCTACGCAGCCGCTGCCCTCCACTCCTCTCTCGCCTTCGAAGACATGCTAGGGATGAGAGTTCAAGCTCTGCAGCAGCTCCGGATTATAACTACAGTCGTCCACAGtatttgctgagaaggagggatGACGTAGAACGCAAAACGCCACAAGAAGATgaagacgacgacgatgatgaagacgacgatgaagaggaagaaggtgCAGTTGGTGTAGATGTTTTTGGCACAGATCATTCACACAGACTCGAGGATGAAACGTTACCTGAGCTAGAAAACTCCTCATTTTCACCACGACGAAGAATAGGACTCTTTGAAAGCCTTACGGCATCTATGGGTCCACTGGGAGCTGTGGAGAGCCAAAAGGAAAAGCCCATTTCCAGTAGGGATCAAGAGAAGCTACGCAAGATCAAGGAGAG ACTGCTGCTGGAGGAATCTGATGAGGATGAAGGTGACTTATGTCGAATCTGCCAGATGGGGGAGGAATCGTCATCCAACCCCCTGATTCAGCCGTGCCGCTGTACCGGCAGTCTGCAGTATGTGCACCAGGACTGCATCAAGAGGTGGCTGCGCTCCAAAATTGACTCGG GCACAAACCTTGAGGGCATCACAACATGTGAGCTCTGCAAAGAAAAGCTGCACTTGAACATAGACAACTTTGACATTCAGGAGTTGTACAGGACACACGTACAA tcagaatatgacgacttcatCAGCAGCGGCCTCTACCTGGTGGTGCTGTTGCATTTCTGTGAGCAGAGATTCTCTGATGTGCTGGGGGCAGTCGATGCAGCCGGG TTATTCAACCTGGTGAGAATTCTTCATGAACACATGGACAATCTTGAAA TTCCCCACGGGGAAAGCGATGAGGAGGCACATGACAGCAGACCGTCGATCGAGTTTTCTGACCTGGACGACGATCTGGAAGACTACTGA
- the marchf7 gene encoding E3 ubiquitin-protein ligase MARCHF7 isoform X2 has protein sequence MDSRSHRLPFCLSSTRSPYTSNSSSSSSSLGSNRLYSRDTVLNNDRFPRASSVFKTELDQQSSRLRDYSSSDSRSTSWKLPSSLTSSTRSYDRPWAESSLTSRSKETDYEGRLGRSGLLNISDDGDSKRAKLSYNNRGVYSRTAGNSFTGPTYSSNGLSSGRGEKHTDTFDSSWSSCRLLSRPSSSSSSSSSTPKPLFSRRDLETKTESSFPSLAERRIRTPGLTSSMYQTDRVTSTYAQGARPKETTYCPSPSTSLSARESSLNRHLSSSISQRPSVARDFSTRATNRFLSTSSSLHSPQDQTSHPEATSNTCTSSSSQNSWYNTPVSRPEASLPPRPAPEGGEPEGRSSTRRLLSRLFSRRSSQDSSSGSSSVRSVDDDSPSTESLDSDDGARVSNGEPDTARSEATLGSRRQRRPDLTPIQENHGDGYHSGLARSGMASWREPAANSNNTNSGGGSGSSWLSSSLRSRCPPLLSRLRRHARDESSSSAAAPDYNYSRPQYLLRRRDDVERKTPQEDEDDDDDEDDDEEEEGAVGVDVFGTDHSHRLEDETLPELENSSFSPRRRIGLFESLTASMGPLGAVESQKEKPISSRDQEKLRKIKERLLLEESDEDEGDLCRICQMGEESSSNPLIQPCRCTGSLQYVHQDCIKRWLRSKIDSGTNLEGITTCELCKEKLHLNIDNFDIQELYRTHVQSEYDDFISSGLYLVVLLHFCEQRFSDVLGAVDAAGFPTGKAMRRHMTADRRSSFLTWTTIWKTTDHMTWKNEEKKKKKNGSVEIKAQGYATPRHMVAHPVFTHASTSSCSSEMQRRRENAKCTEHVFAFVAGGFLCKPEMI, from the exons ATGGACTCCCGGTCTCACAGGCTCCCGTTTTGTTTGTCCAGCACAAGATCACCCTATACATCTAATTCATCTAGTTCCTCTTCATCGCTGGGCTCTAATAGGTTGTATAGCAGGGATACTGTACTGAATAATGACCGCTTTCCGAGGGCATCATCAGTTTTCAAAACAGAACTAGACCAACAG AGTTCTCGTCTCAGAGACTACAGCAGCTCTGACAGTCGCTCCACCAGCTGGAAGCTGCCATCCTCTTTGACGTCCTCCACCAGATCTTATGATCGTCCGTGGGCAGAATCCTCCCTCACCAGCAGAAGCAAAGAG ACTGACTATGAGGGGAGGTTGGGAAGGTCAGGTCTGTTGAACATCAGTGATGATGGCGATTCTAAAAGGGCCAAACTATCATACAACAACAGAGGAGTGTATTCAAGAACAGCTGGCAACTCATTCACAGGACCCACATACTCCAGTAATGGGCTCAGCAGTGGCAGAG GTGAAAAACACACCGACACATTTGACTCATCATGGAGCTCATGTCGTTTACTTTCAAGgccatcatcgtcttcatcttcatcatcctctacCCCCAAGCCATTGTTTTCCAGGAGAGatttggaaacaaagactgagTCCAGTTTCCCAAGCTTGGCAGAAAGAAGGATTAGAACTCCTGGGTTGACTTCCTCGATGT ATCAGACAGACAGAGTGACCTCCACTTATGCACAAGGAGCCCGGCCTAAAGAGACCACCTACTGTCCTTCCCCCTCCACCTCCCTCTCTGCTAGAGAAAGCTCCCTAAATCGCCACCTTTCATCTTCCATCTCCCAGCGGCCTTCTGTGGCCCGTGACTTCAGCACCAGAGCCACAAATCGTTTCTTAAGCACCTCATCCAGCCTTCATTCACCCCAGGATCAAACATCACACCCTGAAGCCACTTCAAACACCTGCACCTCCTCCTCGTCTCAAAACTCCTGGTACAACACCCCCGTGAGCAGACCCGAGGCATCGCTCCCTCCAAGACCAGCCCCTGAAGGTGGAGAACCAGAAGGCCGCAGCTCCACCCGACGCCTCTTATCCCGTCTCTTTTCACGGCGGTCAAGCCAAGACTCCTCCAGCGGATCCTCTAGTGTGCGCTCTGTCGACGACGACAGTCCATCGACAGAGTCTCTAGATAGTGACGACGGAGCCAGGGTGTCTAACGGGGAGCCCGACACTGCTCGATCAGAGGCAACATTAGGGAGCCGAAGGCAACGCAGACCTGACCTCACCCCAATCCAAGAAAACCATGGTGATGGTTATCACAGTGGTCTGGCCCGGTCTGGAATGGCGTCATGGAGAGAGCCCGCTGCGAACAGTAATAACACAAACAGTGGAGGAGGAAGTGGCTCGTCCTGGCTTTCTTCATCTCTACGCAGCCGCTGCCCTCCACTCCTCTCTCGCCTTCGAAGACATGCTAGGGATGAGAGTTCAAGCTCTGCAGCAGCTCCGGATTATAACTACAGTCGTCCACAGtatttgctgagaaggagggatGACGTAGAACGCAAAACGCCACAAGAAGATgaagacgacgacgatgatgaagacgacgatgaagaggaagaaggtgCAGTTGGTGTAGATGTTTTTGGCACAGATCATTCACACAGACTCGAGGATGAAACGTTACCTGAGCTAGAAAACTCCTCATTTTCACCACGACGAAGAATAGGACTCTTTGAAAGCCTTACGGCATCTATGGGTCCACTGGGAGCTGTGGAGAGCCAAAAGGAAAAGCCCATTTCCAGTAGGGATCAAGAGAAGCTACGCAAGATCAAGGAGAG ACTGCTGCTGGAGGAATCTGATGAGGATGAAGGTGACTTATGTCGAATCTGCCAGATGGGGGAGGAATCGTCATCCAACCCCCTGATTCAGCCGTGCCGCTGTACCGGCAGTCTGCAGTATGTGCACCAGGACTGCATCAAGAGGTGGCTGCGCTCCAAAATTGACTCGG GCACAAACCTTGAGGGCATCACAACATGTGAGCTCTGCAAAGAAAAGCTGCACTTGAACATAGACAACTTTGACATTCAGGAGTTGTACAGGACACACGTACAA tcagaatatgacgacttcatCAGCAGCGGCCTCTACCTGGTGGTGCTGTTGCATTTCTGTGAGCAGAGATTCTCTGATGTGCTGGGGGCAGTCGATGCAGCCGGG TTCCCCACGGGGAAAGCGATGAGGAGGCACATGACAGCAGACCGTCGATCGAGTTTTCTGACCTGGACGACGATCTGGAAGACTACTGATCACATGACGTGgaagaatgaggaaaaaaaaaaaaaaaaaaatgggtcagTGGAGATAAAGGCGCAGGGCTACGCTACGCCACGCCATATGGTAGCTCACCCAGTTTTCACACATGCTTCGACATCATCATGTTCATCTGAAATGCAACGGCGGAGGGAAAACGCCAAGTGCACAGAACATGTCTTTGCCTTTGTTGCAGGCGGCTTTTTATGCAAACCTGAAATGATCTAG